The Pelmatolapia mariae isolate MD_Pm_ZW linkage group LG10_11, Pm_UMD_F_2, whole genome shotgun sequence genome includes a region encoding these proteins:
- the LOC134637440 gene encoding T-box transcription factor TBX3-like, translating to MAYYPFQIRGPGALSLSAFLSSAQPSFPAAPTFPDVGSFSKSLSEQAPPDAGLHAGLGCQNEAVQQRSLKRLEPEEWLDEDPKVTLESKNLWSEFHKIGTEMVITKSGRRMFPPFKVQVEGLNETAKYILLMDIVAVDDCRYKFHNSRWMVAGKADPEMPKRMYIHPDSPSKGEQWMSKPVAFHKLKLTNNMSDKHGFTILNSMHKYQPRFHIVKANDIMKLPYSTFRTYVFPETEFIAVTAYQNEKITQLKIDNNPFAKGFRDTGNGRREKRNKQLNISSLNGNQSKADQDFADSDDSYEQPSTSEPFYSPQLMSSPLMSTSTCQDETNVVSDSDVDPLDDCNAEGSCSRREHTLGLSLRSEEILWNKCYLRKNNQDATKARTSSSASRDRHSIGTGLEEQMSEIKDGVVPMMLQSWSASSFSAGQQPTLDFSSAHSQFSSRLGTPLSFQSGQLSMKPEFFSNMGMENTFPTSSGINGLRNGSLFSESITSSAPFKRQLSQQMLASQGISPSPYGGLFSYPYRYMAAPGSVTPGLSFCTATSSHSRNQHYSNSRPWVRFSPYQIPTSITSSQNLLTSRLPGRSYLQSERESTLVFDNNSYLVIRPNKPNPP from the exons ATGGCTTATTATCCTTTCCAAATTCGCGGACCCGGTGCCTTGTCCTTATCAGCCTTCCTTTCCAGCGCACAGCCTTCTTTTCCCGCCGCGCCGACTTTTCCGGACGTCGGGTCCTTCTCCAAGTCTCTGTCAGAGCAGGCACCCCCTGACGCGGGGCTGCACGCAGGTCTGGGGTGCCAAAATGAGGCCGTTCAGCAACGTTCCTTGAAGAGACTTGAGCCAGAAGAATGGTTGGACGAGGACCCGAAAGTTACGCTGGAATCAAAGAACTTGTGGAGTGAATTTCACAAAATAGGAACTGAAATGGTTATCACAAAATCAGGAAG GAGGATGTTTCCCCCTTTCAAAGTGCAAGTAGAAGGGCTGAATGAAACAGCCAAGTACATCTTGCTGATGGACATTGTCGCTGTCGACGACTGTCGCTACAAGTTTCACAACTCCCGCTGGATGGTGGCTGGAAAAGCTGACCCAGAGATGCCAAAGCGCATGTACATCCACCCGGACAGTCCGTCTAAAGGAGAACAATGGATGAGCAAGCCTGTTGCCTTTCATAAACTCAAACTCACCAATAACATGTCCGATAAACATGGGTTT ACAATTTTGAATTCCATGCACAAGTACCAACCCAGATTTCATATTGTGAAGGCGAATGACATAATGAAGCTTCCTTATAGCACCTTCCGGACTTATGTTTTCCCAGAGACAGAGTTCATCGCTGTCACTGCTTATCAAAATGAAAAG ATTACACAACTAAAAATTGACAACAATCCCTTTGCCAAAGGATTCAGAGATACAGGAAATGGGAGACGTGAAAAGAG aaataaacagttaaacatTTCTTCACTGAATGGGAACCAAAGCAAAGCAGACCAGGACTTTGCTGATTCTGATGATTCCTATGAGCAGCCCAGTACCAGTGAGCCTTTTTATTCCCCACAACTAATGAGCAGCCCTCTGATGTCCACATCAACTTGTCAAG acGAGACCAACGTTGTCAGTGATTCAGACGTTGATCCACTAGATGACTGCAACGCTGAAGGCAGCTGCTCCAGGAGAGAACACACATTGGGTTTAAGTCTGAGAAGCGAAGAGATACTGTGGAACAAGTGTTATCTCAGAAAGAACAATCAGGATGCAACAAAAGCAAGAACATCAAGCAGCGCTTCACGTGATAGACATTCTATAGGTACGGGTTTAGAAGAGCAAATGAGTGAAATCAAAGATGGGGTCGTGCCTATGATGTTACAGTCATGGAGCGCATCATCCTTCAGTGCTGGTCAGCAACCCACTTTGGATTTCTCAAGTGCACACAGCCAATTCTCTAGTAGGCTTGGGACACCTTTGTCATTTCAATCTGGACAGCTATCAATGAAGCCAGAGTTTTTTTCCAATATGGGTATGGAGAATACGTTTCCCACTTCATCTGGTATAAATGGATTAAGAAATGGAAGCCTGTTTTCTGAAAGCATCACCTCTTCAGCTCCGTTCAAACGTCAACTGTCACAGCAAATGCTGGCATCTCAG gGGATTTCACCATCACCCTATGGAGGACTTTTCTCATATCCATACCGCTACATGGCAGCACCAGGTTCAGTCACACCAGGCCTTTCATTCTGCACTGCAACCTCGTCGCACTCCAGAAACCAGCATTACAGCAACTCTCGGCCATGGGTGCGATTCAGCCCTTATCAGATTCCCACATCGATCACCTCAAGCCAAAATCTGCTAACATCCAGACTGCCTGGTAGATCATATTTACAGTCTGAGCGAGAATCAACTCTGGTGTTTGACAATAACAGCTATCTAGTCATAAGACCTAATAAACCAAATCCTCCATAA